In one window of Posidoniimonas corsicana DNA:
- a CDS encoding WD40/YVTN/BNR-like repeat-containing protein: MQDRLLLSTRKGLFTLARGSGGSWDIEQVAHLASPISITLCDPRDGAVYAAVTHGHFGAHLHRSRDGGVSWQEIAAPSFPAGEVVPQRMPDGDADSTAGPPTKPATLSEIWALEPGGRDEPGVLWCGTIPGGLFRSDDYGDSWSLVRSLWDREERMQWFGGGKDDPGLHSICIDPTDPRRVKVAVSCGGVWASDDAGAEWRCASEGLRAEYMPPDQAYNPIVQDPHLMAACLAASGCLWIQHHNGIFRSTDGAKSWREITAAQPSAFGFAVAVHPHDPETAWFVPAQKDETRVPVNGEFVVSKTTDGGASFQVMRQGLPQGHAYDIVFRHALTVDDAGQCLAMGSSTGNAWVSEDAGESWNHVAQHLPPIYAARFAPEGYGVASE; this comes from the coding sequence ATGCAAGACCGGCTACTACTCAGCACCCGTAAGGGCCTGTTTACGCTGGCGCGAGGATCGGGCGGGAGTTGGGACATCGAGCAGGTGGCTCATCTCGCGTCGCCAATCTCGATCACGCTCTGCGACCCGCGCGACGGCGCCGTGTACGCGGCCGTGACGCACGGGCACTTTGGGGCGCACCTGCACCGCAGCCGCGATGGCGGCGTGAGCTGGCAGGAGATCGCCGCCCCCTCTTTTCCAGCGGGTGAGGTCGTTCCGCAGCGGATGCCTGATGGCGATGCAGACTCTACGGCGGGCCCTCCCACCAAGCCCGCGACGCTCAGCGAGATCTGGGCGCTCGAACCAGGCGGCCGTGATGAGCCCGGAGTGCTGTGGTGCGGCACGATCCCGGGGGGGCTCTTCCGGTCGGACGACTACGGCGACTCTTGGTCGCTGGTGCGTTCGCTGTGGGACCGTGAGGAGCGGATGCAGTGGTTTGGTGGTGGGAAGGACGATCCCGGTCTGCACTCGATCTGCATCGACCCAACCGACCCGCGGCGGGTCAAGGTCGCGGTGTCCTGCGGCGGTGTGTGGGCGAGCGACGACGCGGGCGCCGAATGGCGTTGCGCGAGCGAGGGCCTGCGAGCCGAGTACATGCCCCCCGATCAGGCCTATAACCCAATCGTGCAGGACCCGCACCTAATGGCGGCCTGCCTGGCGGCGTCCGGCTGCCTGTGGATCCAGCACCACAACGGCATCTTCCGTTCGACCGATGGCGCCAAGAGCTGGCGCGAGATCACCGCCGCGCAGCCCTCTGCGTTTGGGTTTGCCGTGGCGGTCCACCCCCACGACCCTGAGACCGCCTGGTTTGTCCCCGCGCAGAAGGACGAGACCCGCGTTCCCGTGAACGGCGAGTTTGTCGTCTCGAAGACCACGGACGGCGGCGCCAGCTTTCAGGTTATGCGCCAGGGGCTGCCGCAGGGGCACGCCTACGACATCGTCTTCAGGCACGCGCTGACCGTTGACGACGCCGGCCAGTGCCTGGCGATGGGCTCATCCACCGGCAACGCGTGGGTGTCCGAGGACGCGGGGGAGAGCTGGAACCACGTCGCGCAGCACCTCCCCCCGATCTACGCCGCCCGGTTTGCGCCCGAGGGCTATGGGGTGGCCTCGGAGTAG
- a CDS encoding MoaD/ThiS family protein — protein MPTVHFTSHLQAFVECPSVEVGPGALGAVLDEALSDNERLRTYIFDEQRRLRRHVMLFVDGHVVTDRVGLTDEVAAGSEVHVMQALSGG, from the coding sequence ATGCCGACCGTCCACTTCACCAGCCACCTGCAGGCGTTCGTCGAGTGCCCTTCTGTCGAGGTTGGCCCGGGCGCGCTCGGCGCCGTGCTTGACGAGGCGTTATCTGACAACGAACGCCTGCGGACCTATATCTTCGACGAACAGCGCCGGCTACGCCGTCACGTCATGCTGTTTGTCGACGGGCACGTCGTGACCGACCGCGTCGGCTTGACCGATGAGGTTGCCGCTGGTTCTGAGGTGCACGTCATGCAGGCGTTGTCAGGCGGTTAA
- the larE gene encoding ATP-dependent sacrificial sulfur transferase LarE — MVEADQLVETLRSYRSCAVAFSAGVDSTVVAKAAQLALGDSAVAVTGVGPALAEGELEEAQRLASQIGIRHELADTDEIHSAGYIANAPDRCFHCKSELYSHVERIAKQLGMQTLANGANVDDQGDYRPGMQAAADFEVRSPLVECGFGKQLVRDLAAYWALPIWNKPAAPCLASRIAYGQQVTPERLRMIDLAEQHLRGLGIRELRVRYHEGDTARIEVPVEHLQALIEPETRQGVMAALKDLGFKAVTVDLAGFSSGSLNQVLDASTLTKWRR; from the coding sequence ATGGTAGAAGCAGATCAGCTCGTTGAGACTCTCCGGAGCTACCGCAGCTGCGCGGTTGCGTTCTCGGCAGGCGTGGACAGCACGGTGGTGGCCAAGGCCGCGCAGCTCGCGCTGGGGGACTCGGCGGTTGCCGTGACCGGGGTCGGCCCAGCGCTCGCCGAAGGGGAGCTCGAGGAAGCGCAGCGTCTGGCATCGCAGATCGGCATCCGGCACGAGCTAGCCGACACGGATGAGATCCACTCGGCGGGCTACATCGCCAACGCGCCAGACCGCTGCTTCCACTGCAAGTCGGAGCTCTACTCGCACGTCGAGCGGATCGCCAAGCAGCTCGGTATGCAGACGCTCGCCAACGGCGCTAACGTTGACGACCAGGGCGACTACCGACCCGGCATGCAGGCCGCGGCCGACTTCGAGGTCCGCAGCCCGCTGGTAGAGTGCGGCTTCGGGAAGCAGCTGGTCCGCGACCTCGCCGCGTATTGGGCGCTGCCGATCTGGAACAAGCCCGCAGCGCCCTGCCTGGCCAGCCGCATCGCGTACGGCCAGCAGGTGACCCCCGAGCGGCTGCGGATGATTGACTTGGCGGAGCAGCATCTGCGCGGGCTCGGAATCCGAGAGCTGAGGGTCCGTTACCACGAGGGGGACACGGCCCGGATCGAGGTCCCGGTGGAGCACCTGCAAGCACTGATCGAACCGGAAACGCGTCAGGGAGTGATGGCTGCCCTCAAGGACTTGGGGTTCAAGGCGGTGACCGTTGATCTGGCTGGGTTTTCCAGCGGCAGCCTGAATCAGGTCCTCGACGCGTCGACGCTCACTAAGTGGCGGCGTTAA
- a CDS encoding UvrB/UvrC motif-containing protein: MTLDIRKILEGWAYAPDSVTARTITGDDGREKVQLRLDLGVLQMDVEGRPDGRQIEGARSWLDLHQQRQREHDAANPDGVPYLLGTEDCSELMREGVQYYHRYICFWQLERYELCARDTNRNLDLFRFVRNHARYDRDKVQFDQWRPYVTMMHTRAVATPLVELDQWEAAIGAIDAGIRGVETFLADYGQQEQSERMGELVFLKRWRKELQRKIAPDSDDEDGDDDPVAQLKADLDKAIEEERYEDAAQLRDELDRLENPPPPTGHGGPQ; encoded by the coding sequence GTGACGCTCGACATCCGGAAGATACTCGAAGGCTGGGCGTACGCCCCTGACTCGGTTACAGCACGAACGATCACCGGCGACGATGGTCGCGAGAAGGTGCAGCTAAGGCTCGACCTGGGCGTGCTTCAGATGGACGTCGAGGGGCGGCCCGATGGGCGCCAGATCGAGGGCGCCCGGTCCTGGCTCGACCTGCACCAGCAGCGGCAGCGCGAGCACGACGCCGCCAACCCGGACGGTGTGCCCTACCTGCTGGGCACGGAGGACTGCTCGGAGTTGATGCGCGAAGGGGTGCAGTACTACCACCGCTATATCTGTTTCTGGCAGCTAGAGCGGTACGAGCTCTGCGCGCGCGACACGAATCGCAACCTCGACCTGTTCCGCTTTGTCAGAAACCACGCCCGCTACGACCGCGACAAGGTGCAGTTCGACCAGTGGCGGCCCTACGTAACCATGATGCACACCCGGGCGGTGGCGACCCCGCTCGTTGAGCTCGATCAGTGGGAGGCGGCCATCGGCGCGATCGATGCCGGCATCCGGGGCGTGGAGACGTTCCTCGCCGACTACGGGCAGCAGGAGCAGTCCGAGCGGATGGGCGAGTTGGTCTTCCTCAAGCGGTGGCGCAAGGAGCTTCAGCGCAAGATTGCGCCGGACTCGGACGACGAAGACGGCGACGACGACCCGGTGGCCCAGCTGAAGGCCGACCTCGACAAGGCGATCGAGGAGGAACGCTACGAGGACGCCGCCCAGCTGCGTGACGAGCTCGACCGCTTAGAGAACCCGCCCCCGCCCACGGGCCACGGCGGTCCGCAGTAG
- a CDS encoding DUF4912 domain-containing protein, giving the protein MTASTLKSYTCKDLAQMARSEGITGWHSMRKDELVAALVRAKRKSQGKGAVKSAVTKKLQQRPTASPERLRVQREISRVQQESAERKNLSCTSEGRPEPQKDRIVVLVRDPYWLHVCWEITPQSVERARSVLGQDWHGSAPTLRLIRVLDGGGGRLERCIEIHGGVSNWYVDVSDPPNSYRVEIGYRATGGEFYCLARSNTVTTPVPGSADVVDNNWTDVAENADRIYAMSGGYSADGASMELQELLEERLRRRLGRPSEIRYGVGAAGDSRDGDELRLAVDAELVVYGSSDPNTHVTVSGEPVAVSPDGSFAVKVHFPDRRQVIPIVASSADGVEQKTIILGVERNTKLLDPVVKDTVAARS; this is encoded by the coding sequence ATGACCGCTTCTACGCTCAAGTCGTACACGTGCAAGGACCTCGCCCAGATGGCTCGCAGCGAGGGGATCACTGGCTGGCACTCGATGCGAAAGGACGAGTTAGTCGCGGCCCTGGTGAGGGCCAAGCGGAAGTCGCAGGGCAAAGGTGCCGTTAAGTCGGCGGTGACTAAGAAGCTTCAGCAGCGACCCACGGCAAGCCCCGAGCGGCTTCGCGTGCAACGCGAGATCAGCCGTGTTCAGCAGGAGTCCGCCGAGCGTAAGAACCTGAGCTGCACTAGCGAGGGCCGTCCCGAGCCGCAGAAGGACCGGATTGTCGTGCTGGTGCGCGACCCGTACTGGCTGCACGTCTGCTGGGAGATCACCCCCCAGAGCGTCGAACGCGCCCGCTCGGTGCTGGGGCAGGACTGGCACGGTTCGGCGCCGACGCTGCGACTGATCCGCGTGCTGGACGGCGGCGGCGGCCGGCTGGAGCGGTGCATCGAGATCCACGGCGGCGTTTCCAACTGGTACGTCGATGTTTCCGACCCGCCCAATTCCTACCGGGTTGAGATCGGCTACCGAGCCACCGGCGGCGAGTTCTACTGCTTGGCCCGCAGCAACACTGTCACAACGCCAGTCCCCGGTTCAGCCGATGTCGTGGACAACAACTGGACCGACGTGGCAGAGAACGCCGACCGCATCTACGCCATGAGCGGCGGCTACAGCGCCGACGGGGCCAGCATGGAGCTGCAGGAACTGCTGGAAGAGCGCCTGCGGCGGCGGCTGGGACGCCCGTCAGAGATCCGCTACGGCGTTGGCGCCGCGGGCGACTCGCGCGACGGGGATGAGCTGCGCCTGGCCGTGGACGCCGAGCTCGTGGTCTACGGCTCGAGCGACCCAAATACGCACGTCACGGTCTCCGGCGAGCCGGTTGCGGTTAGCCCCGACGGTTCGTTCGCGGTGAAGGTGCACTTCCCGGACCGCCGCCAGGTCATCCCGATCGTCGCCAGTTCGGCCGACGGCGTGGAGCAGAAGACCATCATCCTAGGCGTGGAACGCAACACCAAGCTGCTCGACCCGGTGGTGAAGGACACGGTAGCGGCCCGGTCGTAG
- the atpB gene encoding F0F1 ATP synthase subunit A, whose translation MSNAILHIKDSYYFEVPKALAPSRKEHASQFPNYWIKLDPDFQDWQAEQLLEQSPLNSIDLPVSNAKLIAEYKAWRSEDANFAKPFYRFLSEADSQEWFHEKLEDPAFKRAWDSTVASLKGDAGDALVDNYLVDHDWSEAKIADYNHQLSGKLVIPQPFGELRNHYAMESGIGISKYMILLTVGALIVFYLCRRAGQMLLDGRKSRVTSMIEVFLEFIRDQIAKPTIGEKDAQRFVPFLWTLFLFILVMNLLGMIPFLGAPTASFAVTTSLALLVICVTIGSGIKRFGLVGFLKNQVPGMDLHWLIALFIIPMIWVIEVLGFFIKHAVLSVRLLANMVAGHLVLLALMGIAVSAAGAWTWWVAAPLSIFGAVAISCLELFVAFLQAYVFTFLSGLFIGAAIHHH comes from the coding sequence ATGTCCAACGCCATCCTTCACATCAAGGACAGCTACTACTTCGAGGTGCCCAAGGCGTTGGCGCCGAGTCGGAAAGAGCACGCCAGCCAGTTCCCCAACTACTGGATCAAGCTCGACCCTGATTTCCAAGATTGGCAGGCCGAGCAACTGCTCGAACAGTCGCCGCTCAACTCGATTGACCTCCCGGTCAGCAACGCCAAGTTGATCGCAGAGTACAAGGCCTGGCGGTCCGAGGACGCGAACTTCGCCAAGCCGTTCTACCGCTTCTTGAGTGAGGCGGACTCGCAGGAGTGGTTTCACGAGAAGCTAGAGGACCCGGCCTTCAAGCGTGCCTGGGACTCAACGGTCGCTAGCTTGAAGGGCGACGCGGGCGACGCCCTGGTCGACAACTACCTTGTCGATCACGATTGGTCCGAAGCCAAGATTGCCGACTACAACCATCAACTCAGCGGCAAGCTGGTGATCCCGCAGCCCTTTGGCGAGTTGCGGAATCACTACGCGATGGAGTCCGGCATCGGCATCTCCAAGTACATGATCCTGCTGACGGTCGGCGCGCTGATCGTCTTCTACCTGTGCCGCCGTGCGGGGCAGATGCTGCTGGACGGGCGCAAGAGCCGCGTCACCAGCATGATCGAGGTGTTTCTCGAGTTCATCCGCGACCAGATCGCCAAGCCGACCATCGGCGAGAAGGACGCGCAGCGGTTTGTGCCGTTCCTGTGGACGCTGTTCCTGTTCATCCTGGTGATGAACCTGCTCGGCATGATCCCGTTCCTCGGCGCCCCGACGGCGTCGTTCGCGGTGACCACCTCACTCGCGCTGTTGGTCATCTGCGTGACGATCGGCTCCGGCATCAAGCGGTTCGGCCTGGTCGGGTTCTTGAAGAACCAGGTGCCCGGCATGGACCTGCACTGGCTGATCGCCCTGTTCATCATCCCGATGATCTGGGTGATCGAGGTGCTCGGTTTCTTCATCAAGCACGCGGTGTTGAGCGTTCGTCTGCTCGCCAACATGGTCGCCGGCCACCTGGTGCTGCTGGCGTTGATGGGCATCGCGGTTAGCGCCGCCGGCGCCTGGACCTGGTGGGTCGCGGCGCCGCTCTCCATCTTCGGCGCGGTCGCGATCAGCTGCCTAGAACTGTTTGTCGCGTTCCTGCAGGCGTACGTGTTCACCTTCCTAAGCGGTCTGTTTATCGGGGCGGCGATCCACCACCACTAA
- the atpE gene encoding ATP synthase F0 subunit C, with amino-acid sequence MVSPAAAQGADGGTNIPGAVGAGLVAIGAGLGIGRIGGSAVESMARQPEMAGGIQVAMIISAALIEGFTFYAIFVCSQQNPFPG; translated from the coding sequence ATGGTTTCGCCCGCCGCCGCTCAGGGCGCCGATGGCGGCACCAACATCCCGGGCGCCGTGGGCGCTGGCCTGGTGGCGATCGGCGCCGGCCTGGGCATCGGCCGCATCGGCGGCTCGGCTGTTGAGAGCATGGCTCGCCAGCCCGAAATGGCCGGCGGCATCCAGGTCGCGATGATCATCTCGGCCGCTCTGATCGAGGGCTTCACGTTCTACGCGATCTTCGTCTGCTCGCAGCAGAACCCGTTCCCCGGCTAG
- the atpF gene encoding F0F1 ATP synthase subunit B, with amino-acid sequence MLLNLMPPLRLALCVLACLALSATQSLRAQETESPEGDAAATSESETANPEVADADEMEAGEPTEESPAEEAGDDAEGEAEEHDASEAEAADHHDDEAAHDDGGHAAADHGEGGHGGGHNELGHGNAHDSLFDPSELAGELAVYSLVVFLVLMALLSKFAWPKIAAALDARDRAISDNIAAAQEKHDQAAALLAEHQAKINAAAEEVRQMLEEARRDAEATKGQIVTEAREAADAERQRALRDIENAKDGAVKGLAEQSAALAVDLASRVVRQEISQERQSEIVREALGLMGTGANN; translated from the coding sequence ATGTTGTTGAACCTGATGCCCCCGCTACGGCTGGCGTTGTGCGTGCTCGCCTGCCTGGCCCTCTCCGCCACGCAGTCGCTGCGCGCCCAGGAAACGGAGTCGCCCGAGGGCGACGCCGCCGCAACATCCGAGTCGGAGACGGCCAACCCCGAGGTCGCGGACGCCGACGAGATGGAGGCCGGCGAGCCGACCGAAGAATCCCCCGCCGAGGAGGCGGGCGATGACGCGGAAGGTGAGGCGGAGGAGCACGACGCGTCGGAGGCCGAGGCCGCCGACCACCACGATGACGAGGCCGCCCACGATGACGGCGGCCACGCCGCCGCCGATCACGGCGAGGGCGGCCACGGCGGTGGGCACAACGAGCTGGGCCACGGCAACGCCCACGACAGCCTGTTCGACCCGTCCGAGTTGGCGGGCGAGCTGGCGGTTTACTCGCTGGTGGTCTTCCTGGTGCTGATGGCGCTCCTGTCGAAGTTCGCCTGGCCGAAGATCGCCGCGGCGCTCGACGCCCGCGACCGGGCGATCAGCGACAACATCGCGGCGGCCCAGGAGAAGCACGACCAGGCCGCTGCGTTGCTGGCCGAGCACCAGGCGAAGATCAACGCCGCGGCGGAAGAGGTTCGGCAGATGCTGGAGGAGGCCCGCCGCGACGCGGAGGCCACCAAGGGCCAGATCGTCACCGAGGCCCGCGAGGCCGCCGACGCCGAGCGTCAACGGGCGTTGCGGGACATCGAGAACGCCAAGGACGGCGCGGTGAAGGGGCTGGCCGAGCAGAGCGCGGCGCTGGCCGTGGACCTCGCGTCGAGGGTGGTCCGCCAAGAGATCAGCCAGGAACGCCAGAGTGAGATCGTCCGCGAGGCGCTGGGCCTGATGGGCACGGGCGCCAACAACTAG
- the atpH gene encoding ATP synthase F1 subunit delta, producing MTIDPQNLPQHDTVLDVTEEQIARTYAEAVLGAAAGSEWDVVQELGAIVNEVLKPHPQLLEPLRSAFVPHSERLQIIDRVFGGRVSETVLNFLKVLSGHNRLGILRTVVSQTVRLYEERNNNVRVRVVSAEPLDESLVGEIANVLRVKTNKEPIVSTEVKPELIAGMQVHVGDTVYDSSLLTAFAKARQAIVNSTVEQIERNPQQFFSTN from the coding sequence ATGACGATCGACCCGCAGAACCTCCCGCAGCACGACACGGTGCTGGACGTCACCGAAGAGCAGATCGCCCGCACCTACGCCGAGGCGGTCCTGGGCGCGGCGGCCGGCAGCGAGTGGGACGTGGTCCAGGAACTGGGCGCGATCGTCAACGAGGTGCTGAAACCCCACCCGCAGCTGCTGGAGCCGCTCCGCTCGGCGTTTGTGCCCCACAGTGAGCGGCTGCAGATCATCGACCGGGTGTTCGGCGGCCGCGTCTCGGAGACGGTGCTCAACTTCCTCAAGGTGCTGTCGGGTCACAACCGGCTCGGCATCCTCAGGACGGTGGTCTCACAGACCGTGCGTCTGTACGAGGAACGCAACAACAACGTGCGGGTGCGGGTCGTGTCGGCCGAGCCGCTCGACGAGTCGCTGGTTGGCGAGATCGCCAACGTCCTGCGGGTGAAGACCAACAAGGAGCCGATCGTGTCGACGGAGGTCAAGCCCGAGCTGATCGCCGGCATGCAGGTCCACGTCGGCGACACCGTGTACGACAGCTCGCTGCTGACCGCGTTCGCCAAGGCCCGGCAGGCGATCGTCAACTCGACCGTCGAGCAGATCGAGCGGAACCCGCAGCAGTTCTTCTCGACCAACTAA
- the atpA gene encoding F0F1 ATP synthase subunit alpha, producing MKFNSDEIASVIQQEISNYSAQIDVREVGRVLEVGDGIAQVYGLSGVMAGEMVEFASGATGLAFNLEENSVGVIILGDYLKIAEGEEVKSTGQLLSVPTGDELLGRVVDPLGNPLDGKGPIVTSKRRPVEVIAAGVSERQPVTEPLQTGIKAIDAMTPIGRGQRELIIGDRKTGKTAVAIDAIINQKNSGVKCFYVAVGQKESTVAGIVEKLREHGAMDYTTVIVSGASDPAPLQYIAPYSGTAMAEEYMFNGQHALIVYDDLSKQAVAYRQLSLLMRRPPGREAYPGDVFYCHSRLLERSAKLSDALGGGSLTSLPIIETLEGEVSAYIPTNVISITDGQIYLQPDLFFAGVKPAMNAGISVSRVGGNAQTKAMKKVAGGLRLDLAAFRELEAFAQLGTDLDPATQKKLDRGYRMVELLKQGQYQPLDMVDQVILIYVGTKGHLDNVPVDKVQQWESEFVTFLHDQVPELREKLAKEQALSDEILAQMESAIELFQKQFAGHAKAEPAGAAS from the coding sequence ATGAAGTTCAACAGCGACGAGATCGCGTCGGTCATTCAGCAAGAGATCTCCAACTACAGCGCGCAGATCGACGTCCGCGAGGTCGGACGCGTGCTGGAGGTCGGCGACGGCATCGCCCAGGTCTACGGCCTGTCGGGCGTGATGGCCGGCGAGATGGTGGAGTTCGCCAGCGGCGCCACCGGCCTGGCGTTCAACCTGGAGGAGAACTCCGTCGGTGTGATCATCCTGGGCGACTACCTCAAGATCGCCGAGGGCGAAGAGGTGAAGAGCACGGGACAGCTGCTCAGCGTGCCCACCGGCGACGAGTTGCTGGGCCGCGTGGTCGACCCGCTGGGCAACCCGCTGGACGGCAAGGGCCCGATCGTCACCAGCAAGCGCCGCCCGGTCGAGGTGATCGCCGCCGGCGTGTCGGAGCGTCAGCCGGTGACCGAGCCGCTGCAGACCGGCATCAAGGCGATCGACGCCATGACGCCGATCGGCCGCGGCCAGCGTGAGCTGATCATCGGCGACCGCAAGACCGGCAAGACCGCCGTCGCGATCGACGCGATCATCAATCAGAAGAACTCCGGCGTAAAGTGCTTCTACGTCGCGGTCGGCCAGAAGGAGTCGACCGTGGCGGGCATCGTCGAGAAGCTCCGCGAGCACGGCGCCATGGACTACACCACGGTGATCGTGTCCGGCGCCAGCGACCCGGCGCCGCTGCAGTACATCGCGCCGTACTCCGGCACCGCGATGGCCGAGGAGTACATGTTCAACGGTCAGCACGCCCTGATCGTGTACGACGACCTCTCCAAGCAGGCCGTGGCCTACCGCCAGCTGTCGCTGTTGATGCGGCGCCCGCCGGGCCGCGAGGCGTACCCGGGCGACGTGTTCTACTGCCACAGCCGCCTGCTGGAGCGCTCGGCCAAGCTGTCCGACGCGCTGGGCGGCGGGTCGCTGACCTCGCTCCCCATCATCGAGACCCTCGAGGGCGAGGTGTCGGCCTACATCCCGACCAACGTGATCTCGATCACCGACGGCCAGATCTACCTGCAGCCGGACCTGTTCTTCGCGGGCGTTAAGCCGGCGATGAACGCGGGCATCTCGGTTTCTCGCGTGGGCGGCAACGCCCAGACCAAGGCCATGAAGAAGGTGGCCGGCGGCCTGCGCTTGGACCTGGCCGCGTTCCGCGAGCTCGAGGCCTTCGCCCAGCTCGGCACCGACCTCGACCCGGCCACCCAGAAGAAGCTGGACCGCGGCTACCGCATGGTCGAGCTGCTCAAGCAGGGCCAGTACCAGCCGCTGGACATGGTGGACCAGGTGATCCTGATCTACGTCGGCACCAAGGGCCACCTGGACAACGTCCCGGTCGACAAGGTGCAGCAGTGGGAGAGCGAGTTCGTCACGTTCCTGCACGACCAGGTGCCAGAGCTCCGCGAGAAGCTCGCCAAGGAGCAGGCCCTGTCCGACGAAATCCTCGCGCAGATGGAGTCCGCGATCGAGTTGTTCCAGAAGCAGTTCGCCGGGCACGCCAAGGCCGAGCCGGCGGGCGCCGCCAGCTAG
- the atpG gene encoding ATP synthase F1 subunit gamma has product MANPKVLDKRRKSVKNIAKITRTMELIATARFKKAMDRASAATDYTDRVSKLVRDLTEAGLEVSHPLLEKRDNPQHGKLLVLTANRGLCGGFNGNLIRAGLGAWTELQAAVPNCTLEVSGKRGISGFKFRGQQVDQSFTHFEDKPRFDEVDEIATRYLDDFIAGRLDRLDVVYMKFESVARQKVSVETLLPLGSVVGGDEASNENLEEKSGASLYEFLPSPESILEEVIPMSFKIKLFKCFLDSAVNEQVARMIAMKGATENANDLIKKLSMQYNRARQGRITSELIDLIGGVEAIS; this is encoded by the coding sequence ATGGCCAACCCAAAAGTCCTCGACAAGCGCCGCAAGTCGGTCAAGAACATCGCCAAGATCACGCGGACGATGGAATTGATCGCGACCGCGCGGTTCAAGAAGGCGATGGACCGCGCGTCCGCCGCCACCGACTACACGGACCGTGTCTCGAAGCTGGTGCGCGACCTCACCGAGGCGGGGCTGGAGGTCAGCCACCCGCTGCTCGAGAAGCGTGACAACCCCCAGCACGGCAAGCTGCTGGTGCTGACCGCCAACCGCGGCCTGTGCGGCGGATTCAACGGCAACCTGATCCGCGCCGGGCTGGGCGCCTGGACCGAGCTGCAGGCGGCCGTGCCCAACTGCACCCTGGAGGTCAGCGGCAAGCGCGGCATCTCGGGCTTCAAGTTCCGCGGCCAGCAGGTGGACCAATCGTTCACGCACTTCGAGGACAAGCCGCGGTTTGACGAGGTGGACGAGATCGCCACCCGCTACCTCGACGACTTCATCGCCGGCCGGCTCGACCGCCTGGACGTCGTGTACATGAAGTTCGAGAGCGTCGCGCGGCAGAAGGTCTCGGTCGAGACGCTCCTCCCGCTGGGCTCGGTGGTTGGCGGCGACGAGGCCTCCAACGAAAACCTTGAGGAGAAGTCCGGCGCCTCGCTGTACGAGTTCCTCCCCTCGCCGGAGAGCATCCTGGAGGAGGTCATCCCGATGAGCTTCAAGATCAAGCTCTTCAAGTGCTTCCTCGACTCGGCGGTGAACGAGCAGGTCGCGCGGATGATCGCCATGAAGGGCGCCACCGAGAACGCCAACGACCTCATCAAAAAGCTGAGCATGCAGTACAACCGCGCCCGCCAGGGACGCATCACCTCCGAGCTGATCGACCTGATCGGCGGCGTCGAGGCCATCAGCTAG